One segment of Synergistales bacterium DNA contains the following:
- the cas5b gene encoding type I-B CRISPR-associated protein Cas5b codes for MAVAFDVQSSMAMFRKGYTTTSSISYPIPPPTALGGLVAAILGIDTGAADHAAKAAYWGRLGGTSVAYRLLRPVRWFRSTLNFTNSKNPQVNPRIQIKHQFLSSPAYRVYVRGGVEEELREHLERGSSIFTPYLGVAYAIAELSYVGAFPCREVEEPSPEVASVLPWLGEGETLPGIDILGSGPVFKEDVPLQMAEDRRLTGYGSVLYCGDPHRRIKLEKRGDSDLAQVGDDTVAWFPAW; via the coding sequence ATGGCCGTTGCCTTTGACGTGCAGTCCAGCATGGCGATGTTCCGCAAGGGGTACACCACCACATCGTCCATCAGCTACCCCATCCCGCCGCCGACGGCCCTGGGCGGGCTCGTCGCCGCCATCCTGGGGATCGACACCGGCGCCGCCGACCATGCAGCCAAAGCCGCCTACTGGGGACGTCTGGGGGGCACCAGCGTGGCCTACAGACTCCTGCGGCCCGTCAGGTGGTTCCGATCGACGCTGAACTTCACCAACAGCAAGAATCCTCAGGTGAATCCGCGCATCCAGATCAAGCACCAGTTCCTCTCCTCGCCGGCCTATCGCGTCTACGTCAGAGGCGGCGTCGAGGAGGAGCTGCGGGAGCACCTGGAGCGGGGGAGCTCCATCTTCACGCCCTACCTGGGGGTGGCCTACGCCATCGCGGAGCTCTCCTACGTGGGCGCCTTCCCTTGCCGGGAGGTGGAGGAGCCCTCCCCGGAGGTCGCCTCCGTTCTCCCCTGGCTGGGAGAGGGGGAGACGCTCCCCGGGATCGACATCCTCGGTTCCGGGCCGGTCTTCAAGGAGGATGTGCCCTTGCAGATGGCCGAAGACCGCCGTCTCACCGGCTACGGCAGCGTCCTCTACTGCGGCGACCCGCACCGGCGGATAAAACTGGAGAAACGAGGTGATAGCGATCTCGCCCAGGTTGGAGACGATACTGTCGCCTGGTTCCCTGCCTGGTGA